The following are from one region of the Ruficoccus sp. ZRK36 genome:
- a CDS encoding shikimate dehydrogenase: MNLKMLTSEKLDQDTVYTLEDLKHWPREGVSMAVLGDPVAHSLSPRMYHAALACMAQTQPVFADWHYVKMFVPEGQLGPALEQLWEAGFLGMNLVLPHKVAAVSLAAELDENAAAVGAVNTLLRLPEGGYRGYNTDTFGLEEAVRRDLGSELAGQDVILLGAGGASQAVAHHILRSGCKSLWIGNRSQDRLARVLEGLAPVAGGRLHGFDLTNPPAALPTTGLMVNGTSLGLHRGDPMPIALDRFEESLKIYDMPYGHENALCLAARERGMSYADGASMLVWQGVRAMEIYSGTSVPAQPMMNAVCEGSGCPVRHV, from the coding sequence ATGAATTTGAAAATGCTTACAAGCGAAAAGCTTGATCAGGACACCGTATACACCCTGGAGGATTTAAAGCACTGGCCGCGCGAAGGCGTTTCAATGGCTGTGCTGGGCGACCCGGTCGCACACTCTCTGAGCCCGCGCATGTACCATGCCGCGCTGGCCTGCATGGCGCAGACGCAGCCCGTGTTTGCGGATTGGCATTACGTGAAAATGTTCGTCCCCGAGGGGCAGCTCGGCCCCGCTCTGGAGCAGCTCTGGGAGGCAGGTTTCCTCGGCATGAACCTCGTGCTCCCGCACAAGGTGGCTGCGGTCAGTCTCGCGGCCGAGCTCGACGAGAACGCCGCTGCCGTGGGCGCTGTGAACACCCTGCTGCGCCTGCCCGAGGGCGGCTACCGCGGGTACAATACCGACACCTTTGGGCTGGAGGAGGCTGTGCGCCGCGATCTGGGATCTGAACTGGCTGGACAGGACGTGATCCTGCTGGGGGCCGGAGGGGCTTCGCAGGCGGTCGCTCACCACATCCTCCGTAGTGGCTGCAAGTCGCTGTGGATCGGTAATCGCAGTCAGGACCGTCTGGCGCGTGTCCTGGAGGGGCTCGCGCCCGTGGCGGGAGGCCGACTGCATGGCTTTGACCTGACCAACCCACCCGCCGCGCTTCCCACAACCGGCCTGATGGTCAACGGCACCTCGCTTGGCCTGCACCGGGGCGACCCCATGCCGATCGCGTTGGATCGCTTTGAGGAGAGTCTGAAAATCTACGATATGCCCTATGGCCACGAGAACGCCCTCTGCCTCGCTGCAAGGGAGCGCGGCATGAGCTATGCCGACGGAGCCTCGATGCTCGTCTGGCAGGGCGTGCGTGCGATGGAAATTTACAGCGGCACTTCGGTGCCCGCCCAACCTATGATGAATGCCGTGTGCGAAGGCTCCGGCTGCCCCGTACGTCATGTTTGA
- a CDS encoding transglutaminase-like domain-containing protein has protein sequence MEPVSTPERKAALHALLDDPSKAVRTAVLEAYKELGDIGVGWLRETSRQEGTMAEHARRMLHELREDDPKAAFIEFIHSYRYELETGSLMLNRTWYPDLDPTFCCLFLDEVASRCEQLFCEPSTDFEKCRVLNRVIFHEYGFRGAQDDFYHPDNSFLHRVIERRRGLPITLSIVYLLVAYRCGVAVEPVGFPGRFMIGCYTEGEPFFIDVFEGGVFRTAEELESMLETHHVEVDPSLLAPISVGEVLVRCCRNLVNQFTRARDSESARLYADFVHEFENAYKRKA, from the coding sequence ATGGAACCTGTGAGCACACCCGAGCGCAAAGCCGCTCTTCATGCCCTGCTGGACGACCCTTCGAAGGCCGTACGCACTGCTGTGCTCGAGGCCTACAAGGAGCTGGGAGACATCGGTGTCGGCTGGTTGCGGGAAACCTCCCGCCAGGAAGGCACGATGGCCGAGCATGCGCGCCGTATGCTGCACGAGCTCCGTGAGGACGACCCGAAGGCAGCCTTTATCGAGTTCATCCACTCCTACCGCTACGAGCTGGAGACCGGATCGCTCATGCTCAACCGCACCTGGTACCCGGACCTGGACCCGACCTTCTGCTGTCTGTTTCTGGATGAGGTGGCGAGCCGCTGTGAGCAGCTCTTCTGCGAGCCCTCGACCGACTTTGAGAAGTGCCGCGTGCTCAACCGCGTGATTTTTCACGAGTATGGCTTCCGTGGCGCGCAGGACGATTTCTACCACCCTGACAACAGCTTCCTGCACCGCGTGATTGAGCGTCGGCGCGGGCTGCCGATCACCCTTTCGATCGTTTACCTGCTGGTGGCGTATCGCTGTGGCGTGGCCGTTGAGCCGGTGGGCTTCCCAGGGCGCTTCATGATCGGCTGCTACACGGAGGGCGAGCCGTTCTTCATCGATGTCTTCGAGGGGGGCGTTTTCCGCACGGCCGAGGAGCTGGAGTCGATGCTCGAAACGCACCACGTCGAGGTCGATCCCTCTCTGCTCGCTCCGATCAGCGTCGGTGAGGTGCTGGTGCGCTGCTGCCGTAACCTCGTCAACCAGTTTACCCGTGCGCGGGATTCGGAATCGGCTCGCCTCTATGCCGATTTCGTCCATGAATTTGAAAATGCTTACAAGCGAAAAGCTTGA
- the tpiA gene encoding triose-phosphate isomerase, producing the protein MATKRKYLIAGNWKMNKTAPDGVELINGILAEIGSQTDVGVAICPPFTALESAAKALSEANNIQLGAQNMHPEPEGAYTGEISAAMLRTFYVSYVILGHSERRQYFGETDAFINQKVIASLENSLKPILCVGETIEQREGGKTLEVIEEQVKGGLAGVDKKHADNIVVAYEPVWAIGTGKTATPEMAQEVHAAIRKMLADTLGAEAADKIRILYGGSMKPANATELLAEKDIDGGLIGGAALEAKSFAKLVEAASAQTKSES; encoded by the coding sequence ATGGCTACCAAGCGTAAATATCTGATCGCGGGGAACTGGAAGATGAACAAGACCGCGCCTGACGGCGTGGAGCTGATCAATGGCATTCTCGCCGAGATCGGCAGCCAGACTGATGTCGGCGTGGCTATCTGCCCGCCGTTCACCGCGCTTGAGAGCGCGGCCAAGGCCCTGTCCGAAGCCAACAACATTCAGCTCGGTGCGCAGAACATGCACCCCGAGCCCGAAGGTGCCTACACCGGCGAGATTTCCGCCGCTATGCTGCGCACCTTCTACGTCAGCTACGTGATCCTCGGTCACAGCGAGCGTCGTCAGTACTTCGGTGAGACCGACGCCTTCATCAACCAGAAGGTCATCGCCTCCCTCGAAAACAGCCTCAAGCCCATCCTCTGCGTCGGTGAAACCATCGAGCAGCGCGAAGGCGGCAAGACCCTCGAGGTCATCGAAGAGCAGGTCAAGGGCGGCCTCGCCGGTGTGGATAAGAAGCACGCCGACAACATCGTCGTAGCCTACGAGCCCGTCTGGGCGATCGGCACGGGTAAGACCGCTACGCCGGAAATGGCTCAGGAAGTTCACGCCGCCATCCGCAAGATGCTGGCTGACACCCTCGGTGCTGAAGCCGCTGACAAGATCCGCATCCTCTACGGCGGCTCCATGAAGCCCGCCAACGCAACCGAGCTGCTGGCCGAGAAGGACATCGACGGTGGTTTGATCGGGGGCGCTGCTCTGGAGGCCAAATCCTTCGCCAAGCTGGTCGAAGCCGCTTCGGCTCAGACCAAGTCTGAAAGCTAA
- a CDS encoding A24 family peptidase yields the protein MFEWISEVDGLVPWFFPVMAFLFGACWGSFLNVVIYRVPAGKSVVHPGSHCACGQPIAWYDNIPILSWCLLRGKARCCGSKFSIRYPMVELLTALLYLAAWCLLPPQVALAGFVFIALLLAATFIDLDTMTLPDAITVGGCIAGVVLSFALPELHGFGGDEPWLLRAMRSVVMGMTGAAVGSGVLLWIALSAEAVLRREAMGFGDVILMGCIGAFCGWQGALFAIFGGALLGTIVVIPMMILQKLFGLALPGPGKVVKAGAEGVSAALDKEEAEARAKAAAGEAPADGSESAEAEAQLGMGVAIPFGPWLALGGLVYFLFMRGPTDAYLSTLRALIFAPFGGPA from the coding sequence ATGTTTGAGTGGATCAGCGAAGTCGACGGCCTCGTGCCTTGGTTTTTTCCGGTGATGGCCTTTTTGTTCGGTGCCTGCTGGGGGAGTTTTTTAAACGTGGTCATCTACCGCGTACCGGCGGGTAAGTCCGTCGTGCACCCCGGCTCGCACTGTGCCTGTGGCCAGCCTATCGCCTGGTACGACAACATCCCGATTCTTTCATGGTGTCTGCTGCGTGGGAAGGCCCGTTGCTGCGGTAGTAAGTTCAGCATCCGCTACCCGATGGTAGAGCTGCTGACCGCGCTGCTCTATCTGGCTGCCTGGTGCCTGCTGCCGCCTCAGGTGGCACTGGCCGGATTCGTCTTTATCGCACTGCTGCTTGCGGCAACTTTTATCGACCTCGACACCATGACCCTCCCGGACGCCATCACCGTGGGCGGCTGTATCGCCGGGGTGGTGCTGTCGTTCGCACTACCGGAGCTGCACGGCTTTGGAGGGGACGAGCCCTGGCTGCTGCGTGCCATGCGCTCCGTCGTCATGGGCATGACGGGTGCAGCGGTTGGCTCGGGCGTCCTTCTGTGGATTGCCCTGAGTGCGGAGGCCGTTCTGCGTAGGGAGGCGATGGGCTTTGGCGATGTGATCCTGATGGGCTGCATCGGGGCCTTCTGCGGTTGGCAGGGGGCGCTGTTCGCGATTTTCGGAGGAGCCCTGCTCGGGACCATCGTGGTCATCCCCATGATGATCCTGCAAAAGCTCTTTGGCCTGGCCCTGCCCGGACCGGGTAAGGTCGTCAAGGCCGGGGCCGAAGGTGTCTCGGCTGCCCTCGACAAAGAAGAGGCCGAGGCCCGCGCTAAAGCCGCTGCCGGGGAGGCTCCTGCAGACGGCAGCGAAAGCGCCGAAGCCGAGGCGCAGCTCGGGATGGGCGTGGCTATTCCGTTTGGGCCGTGGCTGGCGCTGGGCGGGCTGGTGTATTTCCTTTTCATGCGTGGGCCGACGGATGCCTACCTGTCCACGCTACGCGCCCTGATTTTTGCGCCCTTCGGCGGCCCGGCCTGA
- a CDS encoding DUF481 domain-containing protein, with the protein MFLPLSAVGLHGADVLVLQNGDTISGQYVSQANGVITFKSPILGTIRISDKLAEVQSPAETTEEVDGPSIPAAGEQLADAAAGTPPAANAEAEPTKTAEQIAAEKQAEYYDKLFAEWKETFQSIIPEGWSGKINVGYTYTDSDSTTTSLITGFKAKKDSGKNHYEMAAFYEFGDTVNSKGVKTVNTDKYGGGFNYKYDLSEVWFITSTSSYLHDQVKEINNQATEQVGVGYRIFNDDDMKLSVNGGMALQYNNVSGVSQKWYYYMTLGNDFEYHFNKYFRAEQNFNVRLDPSETSQYQIYFRVAGIAKLTDWVEASLSYNYSYDSTVGVGSTKDEQRIIFALGIPF; encoded by the coding sequence ATGTTTCTGCCACTGAGCGCCGTTGGACTGCACGGCGCCGATGTCCTCGTTCTGCAGAACGGCGACACCATCTCTGGGCAGTATGTGAGCCAGGCCAATGGGGTCATCACCTTCAAAAGCCCGATCCTGGGCACCATCCGCATCTCTGATAAACTCGCCGAAGTGCAGAGCCCTGCTGAAACGACCGAGGAAGTCGACGGTCCCTCAATCCCCGCAGCGGGTGAGCAGCTGGCCGATGCAGCCGCAGGCACACCTCCTGCCGCCAATGCTGAAGCCGAGCCGACCAAGACGGCTGAGCAGATAGCGGCCGAGAAACAAGCCGAGTACTACGACAAGCTCTTTGCTGAGTGGAAAGAAACCTTCCAGTCGATCATCCCCGAAGGCTGGAGCGGTAAGATCAATGTCGGCTACACCTACACCGACTCAGACTCGACGACCACCTCGCTCATCACTGGCTTCAAGGCGAAGAAAGACTCGGGTAAGAACCACTACGAGATGGCAGCGTTCTACGAGTTCGGCGACACGGTCAACTCCAAGGGCGTCAAGACCGTCAATACCGACAAATACGGTGGCGGCTTTAACTACAAGTACGACCTCTCCGAGGTTTGGTTCATCACCTCGACCAGCAGCTACCTGCATGACCAGGTGAAGGAGATCAACAACCAGGCAACCGAGCAGGTGGGCGTTGGTTATCGCATCTTTAACGACGACGACATGAAGCTGAGCGTCAACGGTGGTATGGCTCTCCAGTACAACAACGTCTCCGGCGTCTCGCAAAAGTGGTACTACTACATGACGCTCGGGAACGACTTCGAGTACCACTTCAATAAGTACTTCCGCGCCGAGCAGAACTTCAACGTGCGCCTCGACCCCTCCGAAACCAGCCAGTACCAGATCTACTTCCGCGTGGCCGGTATCGCCAAGCTCACCGACTGGGTCGAAGCCAGCCTGAGCTACAACTACTCCTACGACAGCACCGTAGGGGTCGGCTCCACCAAGGACGAACAGCGCATCATCTTCGCGCTGGGCATTCCCTTCTAA
- a CDS encoding LysR family transcriptional regulator, translating into MHIENFKIFSDLVESQSFSRAAKLNGITQSAVSQQLRAMEKHFNVLIVDRSQKQFRLTREGSKLYESAKELLHMYEKLTSELQEMKKVISGTIHISTIYSIGLHELPPYVKEFLQEFPSVNVRVEYRRSNLVYEDVLHNAVDLGLVAYPNKIRQLEVIPFQEDHLVVICSPNHPLARQKSVEVKDLAEHRFIGFEQDIPTRKATDQFFKEVKLDIEPVMEFDNIETVKRAVEIDAGISIVPSTTVQQEVKQGLICALNIKGKKLSRPLAIVHRKGRVLTPAMKKLISLLTGKNLVKSAAA; encoded by the coding sequence ATGCACATCGAAAATTTCAAAATTTTCAGCGATCTGGTCGAAAGCCAGAGCTTTTCTCGTGCCGCCAAGCTTAATGGCATTACCCAATCCGCCGTCAGCCAGCAGCTTCGGGCAATGGAGAAACACTTCAATGTCCTGATCGTTGACCGTAGTCAAAAACAATTTCGTCTAACCCGTGAGGGCTCCAAGCTCTACGAATCAGCGAAAGAACTCCTGCACATGTATGAAAAGCTCACCAGTGAGCTGCAGGAAATGAAGAAGGTCATTAGCGGGACGATTCACATCTCCACCATTTACAGCATCGGTCTGCACGAGCTACCTCCCTATGTGAAGGAGTTTCTGCAGGAGTTCCCGTCGGTCAATGTCCGCGTGGAATACCGGCGCTCGAACCTCGTCTACGAAGATGTGCTGCACAATGCCGTCGATCTCGGCCTGGTCGCCTATCCCAACAAGATTCGCCAGCTTGAGGTCATCCCCTTCCAGGAGGACCACCTCGTCGTCATCTGCAGCCCGAATCACCCCCTGGCCCGACAAAAGTCTGTGGAGGTAAAGGATTTGGCCGAGCATCGCTTCATCGGCTTCGAGCAGGACATCCCGACCCGTAAGGCCACGGACCAGTTCTTCAAGGAAGTGAAGCTCGATATCGAGCCGGTGATGGAGTTTGACAACATCGAGACCGTGAAGCGCGCCGTCGAAATTGACGCCGGCATCTCGATCGTCCCCTCGACCACCGTGCAGCAGGAAGTCAAGCAAGGCCTGATCTGCGCCCTCAACATCAAGGGCAAAAAGCTGTCTCGCCCGCTGGCCATCGTCCACCGCAAGGGCCGTGTCCTGACTCCGGCAATGAAAAAGCTGATCAGCCTGTTAACCGGAAAGAATCTGGTCAAGTCGGCCGCAGCCTAA
- a CDS encoding phosphoglycerate kinase: MASVKTIKDVNLAGKRVFVRVDFNVPFDAQGNISDDTRIMGALPTIKHLVGQGAKVILASHLGRPKGEKNLKFTLAPVAKALSERLGQPVLFVPDCIGPEAEKAANDLADGGVILLENARFYKGEEKNEPEFCQALAKFADAYVNDAFGTAHRAHATTEGITKYISGPKVSGFLIEKELDFLGDKTAKPERPFTVILGGAKVSDKITVIEALLEKCDTMLIGGAMAYTFALALDHQVGSSLNEPDKIETAKACLAKAKEKGVNFLLPVDNVITDKVDFGAGTVGEVKVCGEDIPEGWQGVDIGPKTIELYKAEAAKSKTILWNGPMGIFEIKECSKGTFAVAETVAEADAISIIGGGDSVKAIKKSGYGDKVSFISTGGGASLEFLEGKTLPGVAALEQA; the protein is encoded by the coding sequence ATGGCTTCCGTAAAAACCATCAAGGACGTCAATCTCGCCGGTAAGCGTGTCTTCGTGCGCGTGGACTTCAATGTGCCCTTCGACGCGCAGGGTAACATTTCCGACGACACCCGCATCATGGGCGCACTGCCCACGATCAAGCACCTCGTCGGCCAGGGCGCCAAGGTCATCCTGGCCAGCCACCTGGGCCGTCCGAAGGGCGAGAAGAACCTGAAGTTCACTCTGGCTCCCGTCGCCAAGGCCCTCTCCGAGCGCCTCGGCCAGCCCGTCCTGTTCGTGCCCGACTGCATCGGCCCGGAAGCCGAAAAGGCTGCCAATGATCTCGCCGACGGCGGCGTCATCCTGCTGGAGAACGCCCGCTTCTACAAGGGTGAGGAAAAGAACGAGCCCGAGTTCTGCCAGGCCCTGGCCAAGTTCGCCGACGCTTACGTCAACGATGCTTTCGGCACCGCGCACCGCGCGCACGCCACCACGGAAGGCATCACCAAGTATATTTCCGGCCCGAAGGTCTCCGGCTTCCTCATCGAGAAGGAACTGGACTTCCTCGGCGACAAGACCGCCAAGCCCGAGCGCCCCTTCACCGTCATCCTTGGCGGTGCCAAGGTCTCCGACAAGATCACCGTCATCGAGGCCCTGCTCGAAAAGTGCGACACCATGCTGATCGGTGGCGCCATGGCCTACACCTTTGCACTGGCCCTCGACCACCAGGTCGGTTCCAGCCTCAACGAGCCCGACAAGATCGAGACCGCCAAGGCTTGCCTCGCGAAGGCCAAGGAAAAGGGCGTGAACTTCCTGCTGCCCGTGGACAACGTCATCACCGACAAGGTGGACTTCGGCGCCGGCACGGTCGGTGAAGTCAAGGTCTGCGGTGAGGACATCCCCGAAGGCTGGCAGGGCGTCGACATCGGCCCCAAGACCATCGAGCTCTACAAGGCCGAAGCCGCCAAGTCCAAGACCATCCTCTGGAACGGTCCGATGGGCATCTTCGAGATCAAGGAATGCTCCAAGGGTACCTTTGCTGTGGCCGAGACCGTCGCTGAAGCCGACGCCATCTCGATCATCGGTGGTGGTGACTCCGTCAAGGCCATCAAGAAGAGTGGCTATGGCGACAAGGTCTCCTTCATCAGCACGGGTGGGGGCGCGAGCCTCGAGTTCCTCGAAGGAAAAACCTTGCCGGGTGTGGCTGCTCTGGAGCAGGCTTAA
- a CDS encoding ElyC/SanA/YdcF family protein yields MTTSVPSTRTSRARKRLRLLGWTLAILVTFPLSALVLIVYAKREVEAAAEGRVATQSGDVPATRVGLVLGCSRTFEDGRENPFFANRMNAASELYRAGKVEYLLVSGDNSRPDYDESSDMRAALMELGVPADRIVRDYAGFSTLDSILRAHDVFGLDRFVVVSQDFHVRRALYIARGNGMDATGYVAREVSGAGGRWVRFRESLARVKVLLDVHVFERRAKFTGDPISIGSDHT; encoded by the coding sequence GTGACCACCTCTGTGCCATCGACCCGCACCTCGCGAGCCCGCAAGCGCCTGCGCCTGTTGGGGTGGACGCTCGCCATCCTGGTGACGTTTCCGCTCTCGGCGCTGGTGCTGATCGTCTACGCCAAGCGCGAGGTAGAGGCAGCGGCCGAGGGGAGAGTCGCGACGCAGAGCGGGGATGTCCCGGCCACGCGTGTCGGGCTCGTCCTTGGCTGCTCGCGTACATTCGAGGATGGCCGCGAGAATCCTTTTTTCGCCAACCGTATGAACGCGGCCTCGGAGCTTTACCGGGCAGGAAAGGTCGAGTACCTGCTGGTGAGCGGGGATAACTCCCGGCCCGACTACGATGAAAGCTCGGACATGCGTGCCGCTCTGATGGAGCTGGGGGTGCCGGCGGACCGTATCGTGCGCGATTATGCTGGTTTTAGCACGTTGGACTCGATCCTGCGGGCGCATGATGTCTTCGGGTTGGATCGCTTTGTCGTGGTCTCGCAGGACTTTCATGTGCGCCGTGCTCTCTACATCGCCCGTGGTAATGGCATGGATGCCACCGGCTATGTGGCCAGGGAGGTGAGTGGGGCCGGTGGGCGCTGGGTGCGCTTCCGCGAGTCGCTGGCCCGGGTCAAGGTCCTCCTCGACGTGCATGTCTTTGAGCGTCGTGCGAAGTTTACCGGCGATCCCATCAGTATCGGCAGTGATCATACCTGA
- a CDS encoding DMT family protein → MSPVLKLILLLCCSNIFMTFAWYAHLKEMNNRPWIVAALVSWGIALFEYLFQVPANRIGYTVLSVGQLKIIQEVITLTVFVPFSVFYMREPLKWDYLWAGLCLVGAVYFIFRSKLA, encoded by the coding sequence ATGAGCCCTGTCCTCAAGCTGATCCTGCTGCTGTGCTGCAGTAACATATTCATGACCTTCGCCTGGTATGCTCACCTGAAGGAAATGAACAACCGGCCCTGGATCGTGGCGGCGCTCGTGAGTTGGGGCATTGCCTTGTTTGAGTATCTCTTTCAGGTGCCCGCCAATCGCATTGGCTACACGGTCCTGAGTGTCGGTCAGCTCAAGATCATCCAGGAGGTTATTACGCTGACGGTTTTCGTGCCTTTTTCGGTCTTCTACATGCGGGAGCCTCTCAAGTGGGACTATTTGTGGGCCGGACTTTGTCTGGTGGGAGCAGTCTATTTCATCTTTCGCAGCAAACTTGCATGA
- a CDS encoding glycosyltransferase family 39 protein yields the protein MIEDQTEAIWSRRFWQLLGVVTLLRVGYLAVFPYDLVGDEAYYWDWGRQLDWGYFSKPPMIGWLMGFFNWLGGGTLTGIKLAPILFGAGTCIWLFLLARRMYGARAGFWTAALMMASLGNVALNVLFTIDAPLLFCWSGALYVFWRLAEPGEATPRAGWAVVLILLLGCGVLSKQMMLVFWVMALIFLAIDREARGLLKHPATWLVALVALLFLLPPLWWNWQNDWITFVHMEDHFQPGKTDLVEVLLRPVVFVLVQIALGSPITGILLFGLLVAAVLGWRACGRRERYLLIFSVPGLVAVLILSLRQNINPNWPAVYFPAAYALLGAWGVGAFASPKKGFERLRWLFKPGVYLGAALAVVAYAMPFAVKAGGWEGMAKDPGRRMEGWSEVGREAGAFYADFPGGEPQLVIAGGHRHTAAELAFYLPGQPRVYRWFPYERVESQYEIWGGPKDAHGKNALILWPGEVETLPEDINAAFAQTNRLGGFTVQPGTKNAKGFTAFAGNDFKQWKP from the coding sequence ATGATAGAGGATCAGACAGAGGCCATATGGAGCCGACGTTTCTGGCAACTGCTCGGAGTGGTTACGCTGCTGCGGGTGGGCTACCTGGCTGTCTTCCCGTACGACCTGGTCGGTGACGAGGCCTACTACTGGGACTGGGGTCGCCAGCTCGACTGGGGCTACTTCTCCAAACCGCCGATGATCGGCTGGCTGATGGGCTTCTTTAACTGGCTCGGGGGCGGTACCCTGACGGGTATCAAGCTGGCTCCGATCCTCTTCGGAGCAGGGACGTGTATCTGGCTTTTTCTCTTGGCCCGGCGTATGTATGGGGCGCGTGCAGGCTTCTGGACGGCGGCGCTGATGATGGCCTCACTGGGTAATGTCGCCCTCAACGTGCTTTTCACCATCGATGCGCCGCTGTTGTTCTGCTGGAGCGGTGCCCTCTATGTTTTCTGGCGGCTGGCTGAGCCCGGCGAAGCGACCCCCCGTGCGGGCTGGGCAGTGGTCCTGATCCTGCTCTTGGGCTGTGGTGTGCTCAGTAAACAGATGATGCTGGTGTTCTGGGTGATGGCGCTGATCTTTCTGGCCATAGACCGAGAGGCGCGTGGTCTGTTGAAGCATCCCGCCACCTGGCTGGTGGCTCTGGTGGCCTTGCTGTTTTTACTGCCGCCCCTGTGGTGGAACTGGCAGAACGACTGGATCACCTTCGTGCATATGGAGGACCACTTCCAGCCCGGTAAAACCGATCTGGTAGAGGTCTTGCTGCGTCCAGTGGTGTTCGTGCTGGTACAGATTGCTCTCGGTTCGCCCATTACGGGGATCCTGCTCTTCGGCCTGCTTGTGGCGGCAGTGTTGGGGTGGCGTGCGTGTGGGCGACGTGAACGCTATCTGCTGATCTTTTCGGTGCCGGGGCTCGTAGCAGTTCTGATCCTGTCCCTGCGCCAGAATATTAACCCCAACTGGCCCGCCGTTTATTTCCCGGCGGCATACGCGCTGCTGGGAGCCTGGGGCGTCGGGGCGTTTGCCTCCCCTAAGAAAGGCTTCGAGCGCCTGCGCTGGCTCTTCAAGCCCGGTGTCTACCTCGGTGCGGCGCTGGCTGTGGTGGCATACGCCATGCCCTTTGCGGTCAAGGCCGGGGGCTGGGAAGGCATGGCCAAGGACCCCGGTAGACGGATGGAGGGGTGGAGCGAGGTCGGCCGTGAGGCAGGTGCCTTTTATGCGGATTTCCCCGGAGGCGAGCCACAGCTCGTTATCGCAGGTGGCCATCGGCACACGGCTGCTGAGCTGGCCTTTTACCTGCCGGGACAGCCGCGTGTCTACCGCTGGTTTCCCTACGAGCGTGTCGAGTCGCAGTACGAGATCTGGGGTGGCCCTAAAGACGCGCACGGCAAGAACGCCTTAATCCTCTGGC
- a CDS encoding YggS family pyridoxal phosphate-dependent enzyme, translated as MIEYAEFAARCQQIQERITLTCEASGRSPEEVSILPVTKNHPADAPLYAARYGFSAVGENRVQEAMDKQPLVGKAIRWELIGHLQSNKAKVAAEHFDRIQSVDSEKLLRKLDVAAAEAGKTLAVLLQINAGDDPAKFGVECSEADALLEQALECANLQVDGLMTIAPLDEDKSVAARCFERLRETRDRLSASFCTPLPVLSMGMTDDLEEAVKAGSTLVRIGTALFGSRPGY; from the coding sequence ATGATTGAATACGCCGAATTCGCCGCCCGCTGTCAGCAGATCCAGGAGCGAATCACGCTCACCTGTGAGGCGTCAGGACGCAGCCCTGAGGAGGTCTCCATACTGCCGGTTACAAAGAATCATCCGGCCGATGCTCCTCTTTATGCAGCCCGCTACGGCTTTAGTGCGGTGGGGGAGAACCGGGTGCAGGAGGCGATGGATAAGCAGCCTCTGGTGGGGAAGGCCATCCGCTGGGAGCTGATCGGCCACCTCCAGTCGAACAAGGCCAAGGTGGCTGCCGAGCATTTTGACCGCATCCAGTCCGTGGACAGCGAAAAGCTGCTTCGCAAGCTCGATGTCGCCGCGGCAGAGGCGGGCAAGACTCTTGCCGTCCTCTTGCAGATCAACGCCGGTGACGACCCGGCCAAGTTTGGCGTCGAGTGCTCCGAGGCCGATGCGTTGCTGGAGCAGGCGTTAGAATGCGCAAACCTCCAGGTGGACGGATTGATGACGATTGCCCCTCTCGATGAGGACAAGTCCGTGGCAGCGCGCTGCTTCGAGCGTCTCAGGGAGACTCGTGACCGGCTCAGTGCGAGCTTTTGCACGCCGTTACCCGTTCTCTCCATGGGGATGACGGATGACCTGGAGGAGGCCGTCAAAGCTGGCAGCACTCTCGTGCGTATCGGCACCGCGCTTTTTGGCAGCCGACCGGGGTATTAA